From one Mycolicibacterium sp. HK-90 genomic stretch:
- a CDS encoding acyl carrier protein, translating into MSESEDERNLATMITSQDIIDLIAGSGIEVDTATLCDDLDLFGQGLDSLDVVNLELRIERRYGIEFGPDRSLKLLTIRALVDHLNAELGNVDADGAAAVRGGTS; encoded by the coding sequence TTGAGCGAATCTGAGGATGAAAGGAACCTGGCAACGATGATCACTAGTCAAGATATTATCGACCTAATTGCTGGATCCGGGATCGAGGTGGATACGGCGACATTGTGTGACGATTTGGACCTATTCGGTCAGGGATTGGATTCGCTCGACGTGGTGAACCTGGAGTTGCGAATCGAACGGCGCTATGGAATCGAATTCGGTCCCGATCGATCACTCAAATTATTGACCATCAGAGCCTTGGTTGACCACCTCAACGCCGAACTGGGCAACGTAGACGCTGATGGCGCAGCTGCCGTGCGCGGCGGTACGAGCTGA
- a CDS encoding isoprenylcysteine carboxylmethyltransferase family protein: protein MSTNLRVAVQSVLGLAVICALLFVPAGTFDYWQAWVFLTVYAVMASLSTVYLLRKDQAVVERRMRVGRKSESRPVQKAVLGVIGVLSVALPVFCGLDHRFGWSPVPPVVSWIGNAMFAIGLVITIFTIVQNSYASANITVESEQTLVSTGLYGLVRHPMYMGALLMVAGMPLALGSWWGLAVLIPVLTLYAFRIQDEEKLLRLQLAGYREYMQKVHYRLVPLVW, encoded by the coding sequence ATGAGCACCAATCTTCGGGTGGCTGTCCAGTCCGTCTTGGGCCTGGCAGTGATTTGTGCGCTGCTGTTCGTGCCGGCCGGGACGTTCGACTACTGGCAGGCATGGGTTTTCCTGACCGTGTACGCGGTCATGGCGAGTCTCTCGACCGTTTACCTGTTGAGGAAGGACCAGGCGGTCGTAGAGCGGCGCATGCGGGTCGGGCGGAAGTCGGAGTCGAGGCCGGTGCAGAAGGCGGTCCTCGGAGTCATCGGAGTCTTGTCCGTTGCGCTGCCGGTGTTCTGTGGCCTCGACCATCGCTTCGGTTGGTCCCCGGTGCCCCCCGTCGTGTCGTGGATCGGCAACGCGATGTTCGCCATCGGCCTCGTGATCACGATATTCACGATCGTCCAGAACAGTTATGCGTCAGCCAACATCACGGTGGAGTCGGAGCAGACGCTGGTGTCCACCGGCCTGTACGGGCTTGTGCGGCATCCGATGTACATGGGGGCGCTGCTCATGGTGGCGGGAATGCCTCTCGCGCTTGGTTCATGGTGGGGGCTGGCCGTTCTCATTCCTGTCCTGACTCTGTACGCCTTCCGTATCCAGGACGAGGAGAAGCTGCTTCGACTGCAGCTCGCCGGATACCGGGAGTACATGCAGAAGGTGCACTACCGGCTCGTGCCACTCGTCTGGTGA
- a CDS encoding MbtH family protein, with product MSINPFDDDNGRFLVLINDEEQHSLWPTFADIPAGWKVVFGEADRAACLDYIEQNWPDIRPKSLRDRLAQAQGADS from the coding sequence ATGAGTATCAACCCGTTCGACGATGACAATGGCCGATTCCTCGTCCTGATCAACGACGAGGAACAGCACAGCTTGTGGCCGACCTTCGCCGACATTCCCGCCGGCTGGAAGGTCGTCTTCGGCGAAGCGGACCGCGCGGCGTGCCTGGACTACATCGAACAGAACTGGCCGGATATCCGACCGAAGAGCCTGCGCGACAGATTGGCCCAAGCCCAAGGGGCCGACAGCTAA
- a CDS encoding isoprenylcysteine carboxylmethyltransferase family protein — MGFLAVYGVLVTLSTVYLLRTDKAIVERRMRVGRKSETRPVQKSMLGVIVVVSIALPVFYALDYRFGWSPVPPVVSLIGDALFAIGLGITVFTMIQNTYAAANITVESDRKVVSTGSYGLMRHPMYMGALLMVAGMPLALGSWWGLAFSSLS; from the coding sequence ATGGGTTTCCTCGCCGTGTACGGGGTTCTGGTGACTTTGTCGACCGTCTATCTGTTGAGGACGGACAAGGCAATCGTCGAGCGGCGCATGCGTGTCGGGCGCAAGTCCGAAACGAGGCCGGTGCAGAAGTCGATGCTAGGTGTCATCGTCGTTGTGTCGATCGCGTTACCGGTGTTCTATGCCCTCGACTATCGCTTCGGCTGGTCTCCGGTGCCGCCAGTCGTGTCCCTGATCGGTGACGCGCTGTTCGCCATCGGCCTAGGAATCACGGTCTTCACGATGATCCAGAACACCTATGCGGCAGCCAACATCACCGTGGAGTCGGATCGGAAGGTGGTCTCCACCGGCTCGTACGGTCTTATGCGGCACCCGATGTACATGGGGGCGCTGCTCATGGTGGCGGGAATGCCTCTCGCACTTGGTTCATGGTGGGGGCTGGCGTTCTCATCCCTGTCCTGA
- a CDS encoding ketoacyl-ACP synthase III, producing MSSAMERDVRIAGIGVHIPPSRQPNLPLLPGFGVDEEFMQRRIGVVTRAIKAPDQKTSDLCIQAFNDLARKVPGLDTDSIDLICLVTQNPDSRIPHTSAVIHQLLDLPASCMTFDISQGCAGFPHALAVATSLAGRFAFDNALIFTCDPYSMIVDPSDRDTALLFGDAATVTYLDRSGPGFRLVDAAFGTRPGSAAVLRYEGRLVMEGREVFLNAAREVPRAIRRLLESHHLSEDDVDLFLLHPGSKYLLDVLRGDLGVGEDRLPFEAGEYGNTVSSSIPLMLASRLDAEQSALRILLSGFGVGFSWGTCLLERI from the coding sequence GTGTCTTCTGCGATGGAACGCGACGTGCGTATCGCGGGCATCGGCGTCCATATCCCGCCGTCGCGTCAACCGAATCTGCCGCTTTTGCCGGGCTTCGGTGTAGACGAAGAGTTCATGCAACGACGGATTGGAGTCGTGACTCGGGCGATCAAAGCACCAGATCAAAAGACCAGCGATCTGTGCATCCAGGCCTTCAACGACCTCGCCCGAAAAGTACCTGGTCTTGATACCGATTCGATAGATCTGATCTGCCTGGTTACGCAGAATCCAGATTCTCGGATACCCCACACTTCGGCCGTCATTCACCAGCTGCTGGACCTACCCGCCTCGTGTATGACATTCGACATCTCGCAAGGATGTGCAGGGTTTCCTCACGCACTGGCGGTCGCGACGTCCCTTGCTGGGCGGTTTGCCTTCGACAACGCTCTGATCTTTACGTGTGACCCGTACTCCATGATTGTTGACCCTTCGGACCGCGACACAGCACTGCTGTTTGGCGACGCCGCCACTGTGACCTACCTCGACAGGTCCGGGCCGGGTTTTCGACTCGTCGATGCCGCGTTTGGCACCAGGCCCGGTTCGGCTGCGGTCCTCCGCTATGAGGGTCGACTTGTAATGGAGGGCCGGGAGGTATTCTTAAACGCCGCACGTGAGGTACCCAGGGCGATCCGTCGCTTACTGGAAAGCCATCATCTGAGCGAAGATGACGTCGATCTGTTTCTGTTGCATCCCGGCTCTAAGTATCTGCTCGACGTTCTGCGTGGCGACCTGGGTGTCGGTGAGGACCGATTGCCTTTCGAGGCAGGCGAATACGGGAACACGGTATCGTCCTCGATCCCGCTGATGCTGGCATCGCGTCTGGATGCTGAGCAATCCGCATTGCGAATTCTTCTGAGCGGGTTCGGCGTAGGCTTCTCCTGGGGTACATGCCTGCTTGAGCGAATCTGA